AGAATTGACCATTGTAGATACCATTCTCATCCACATGACCAATGTTAATCTGAACCGAAGCATGGTCCTTCGCAGTAATCAACCTGTTTGTAGCAGAACTGCACCATATTCACAAAAATCGATATAAGTTCCCAAATTCAACAAACAAACAGATAAATCACTTTTAAAAGGAAATCCCAAAAACAATTaatggaaagaatagaaaaaTGACACATACCACTTCCTAGGAATGTAAAGCTCGGTGATCTGTCCTTCCTCGTTCTGCATCTTTGGTTGAACCTTAGAAAACTCCTTCACAAAAATCTCTACAAGCGTGTGAATGGGATTAAAACAAGATAGTAACAATAAGGATTACATGAAATTTTCAAAGAATCAAGAAAGAACAGAAACACATAAGAGAGGAAGCACACCAGAGAAGATTGTTATAAATCCCAAAACCCTAGTCTTCTTCTCTTGGGCTGGGCTTTCTTCGAAAGCCCGAATTTAACAAAGGAcactaaaatatgtttttttttctagtctctaaatcaattttttgtatttaaaattttctaaaagaaaatggAGAATTTCAACCTTCATCGCCATACATAGTTACTTTAGtctttataaaaatgaaaaatgaaaaatactattaatatgtaaaaaaatatatataataatttatttcaaaatattatagcTTTATAATGAAATAATCTCTAATTTATTGTCAAATGCATCcctaaaattctattttaataacaaaataatttattaactttagCCAAGGAAGATAATTATGTGATTTTTGACAGGTtctaaaattagatttttttttttcaaaactaaattgATACATTTTCACATTATGTGAAAATGAGTTATTTgcactaaaaaatataaataaaatattcactcattcacaattttttatctacatcattttatataattgtgttTAAGAACGGTAGTGTTTATTTATTCCATAAAAGTTCCACTGTATCAAaaccattaattttttttgttgccaCTTACTAATAGAACAGAATACTGACTAATTAAATGgaaaaaacataattgaaaattttgtgcGAAAATACATACTTAAATGTGTCATCAAacccaaatgaaaaaaaagcaGCATGCATTAATTTTCAATACTATTTTATAGAAACTTAAATTAGTGtcttttatgtaaaatttagaaaaacataATGAAAGGGAAATATCACATCAAACAACAAagaatattcatattttttttatttcacctgtcatatatatatatatatatatacatatatatatatatatatatatatatatatatatatatatatatatatatatttgttggaTAACCTATAAGTGTAATCCTATTGTAAAATAATACTTTACAATAAGTAAGTAatataatgagaaaaaaaaaaatcaccaatATTTATTCCTAGATGTCGGAACTTTCCATATCCCTAAATTTACAGttcataattttgaaattcaacaAAACTTATCAAAATAATACTTAACTCACATAATGAATGAGAATTTTTTCtcttaggatatttatcctattttattataatgtgTGAAGGATTACCTTATTcattatgattatattatgtttaggattatcttatttatcatgattatattgtatttaGGGTTtctctatttatcatgtatttgtgtatcaatttattcttataaataaaaggttGTGAGatgatcaatcaagccctctagaattattttgcagtttcaattttaagtttttcaatCTCAATAACTGTGTCTCTATATTACTTGGTAgaaaaaacttttattatattttcttatttcttaatttaattgatattttttcaatttttttaattgttctaaaataaatgaaattatgaaaacttttaaaatttaaaaataaaatagtaaaaataattaatgttttacagtaatatctaaaatttatttattaatttaaataatttttaaatgtaattttaaaaaaattattatgttatttgataataaaagttaaaaatgtaaatactgatttaaattaatgatttcagtgtatttataattaaatatatttattaatttaattacgtAAACTATGAAATAACATacgtttaaaaaattaaatttattataatatcttgTTTGTAATAAGCAACGGaagtaaacaataaatttttttttctaaagtattaatattattttaaaattcagtaaaggtatttaatttttgtttaatgttatttgttaaatttatttcattgaaacaaaataataacagaccatttaaaattaaaaataaactgttcgtaactgaaaaataaataatataataatataaattattaaaattttacaaaagttttaattataataataatttcaataaatttattaagttaattttgtaatatatgaattgatatattaaattaaattgtgatGTCGTTAAAGTGGCATGTTAtcgtaatttttgtttttctttctttaaataatAGAGTACTTTCGAAAATATATGACATTTTTCATGTAACGaaatttagttatataaaattaatgatatttaaatttttttattaatgatatgatgagctaaaaaaaaatataacatgcGAGGAAAGCTACACCTCAATTTAACTTGATTtctatgttatattatatatgaccTCGGATGTTTTTACTAATTTCTAATGTCAAAATGgttatattaaattcaaaattgatctcaaataaaatttattgactCAATTAATATACTTTAATGATCTATACTCAAAACATTTTCGATATCTCATTAATCAGAATGGAATACAATTTCTCAATATCATATTCACAAAACATTCTACTTTACTAAACCTTAAGTATCATCACAAATATGTTTGTTTGTACTTAACAATCTTTCCTTTAAAGGAAGGACTATGATTCTCCATCTCTTCTATCATGAaagtcttttcttatccttgttGTTGTAAACATAACTGAATAACTGACTTGTGTCAGTCAGTTGTCGTGTGTTCATGCACACCCTATATACTTCACTGTTTTTTGATTCTTTCAATACAGTTAACATTCCCCACTTACTCTGTGTGTGCGCTATCTCTGCTGTTATACACTCTCTGCATACTGTTACGTTAACAGTGGTATCAAGAGCACAGGTTCGAAACCTGGTGGATCAACTCAAGACGATCAAGAAGATGACTGGTGTAATACATAGTAACTTTCCTGTGTTTGACGGTAAAGGGTTCGATGACTGGTGTGTCAAAATGGATGCAATTTTTGGCTATCAAGAGGTTGACGAGATTATCAAGAAAGGTTTCAAAGAACCAGTGAAGGGTGATCTCGAAGAAACAAAGCGATACAAAGAAAATAAGCGATTGGATTGTAAGGCCCGGATGCTCCTACATCAATGTGTATCGGCTGCCATCTTTCAGAAAATTTCGAAAGCGGCTACGGAAAAAGAAGTATGGGAGATCTTGCAGGAGGGATACGGAAACTCAGGCAAGGTGAAGAAGATTCGGTTGCAATCCTTGCAGCGACAATACGAACTTTTGTGCATGGGCGAGCAAGAAACAGTAATAGACTACATCGGAAGGATTCAAGTCATTGTAAATGCGATGAGATCTTGCGACAAAATTGTGAAAGACAAGAAAATAGTCGAGAAAATTCTCAGAACTTTGACACCCCAGTTTGACCATATCGTTGTAGCGATAGAAGAATGCAAAGATCTTGCAACGATGAAGGTGGAGGAGTTACAAAATTCACTGGAGGCACATGAACAAAGACTAATCGAAAGAAGAAATGCAGAGAAAGAAGTAAATCAAGGTACGAACCAAGCTCTACAGGCTAGAAGCAATTACAAAACCAGAGGACGTGGAAATGGAAGAGGTAGAGGTCGTGCCCGGGGAGGACGAACTGGAGGCAGAAACTCCAGTGTGTCTGATCagaatgatgaagatgaatgtAGTGAAAACAAGAACGGCagcaagaaaggaagaaaatactcaagagggagaggaagaagtaacattgataaaagaaacataCAATGTTATACGTGCAATAAGTATGGACATTATTCATCTGAATGCTGGCATAATGAAGATGTAAAGAAAGGCAAAGGAAAAGAGGAGGCTAATCTGGTGCAAGATGCAGAAGAGTCTGATTCAGAACAAGTGCTATTAATGAGTACaattaaagaagaagaaagcgaATACAAGAATGGTAACTCTGCATGCGACAACAGATGCAACGAGTGCAAGAACAGTGTCTCTGCATGCGACAGGTGTTGTAAGGCTAAACACGTGTTGTTAGCTGACGAAACACATCATGCAGAAGATGAATCTTGTTGGTACTTAGACACAGGTTGTTCCAATCATATGACAGGGAAGAAAGAGTTGCTATTGGATCTGAATCCGAGTATTAAAAGCAGCGTGCGTTTTGCCGATGATAGCGTGATCATGGCTGAAGGAGCTGGAAGAATTATGATCAAACGTAAAGATGGACGTCCTGCCTACATGAATAATGTACTGTATGTTCCAAACATGAAGAGTAACCTGCTGAGTCTGGGGCAGCTTCTTGAAAAAGGTTATACAATGACTATGTGCCAAAAACACATAAACGTATTTGACGAAAGACAACGAATTGTTCTTAGAGCCCCACTTGCCAAGAACAGAACATTTAAGGTAAATCTTAATACCCTTGTTGTTCAATGCTTGACTGCTGTTGATTCCAAGGAAGAAGCTTGGCTGTGGCACTATCGGTTCGGGCATCTGAATTTTAGAAGCCTGAAATTGTTGAAGAGCAAAGATCTTGTAAAAGGAGTTCCTGAGATACAGATTCCTGACAAAGTTTGTGAAGGATGTGTTGTTGGGAAGCAGACCAGAAACAAGTTTAAACAAACCATGTACAAGAGAGCAAAGCAACCACTTGCTGTTGTCTACTCGGATGTTTGCGGTCCATTTGATGTGGAGACAATAGGAGGTAATAAATATTTCTTGATTTTCGTAGATGAGTGGACTAGGAAGATGTGGGTGTACTtgatcaaagaaaagaaaattgtatacCAATGCTTTGTAAAATTTTGTGCTATGGCGGAAAGGGAATCTGGTTTGCAGGTTAAAATTTTCAGAACAGACGGTGGAGGAGAATTCAACTCACTTGAAATGAATGAGTTTTGCACCAACAAAGGTATCGTGCATGAAGTGGTAGCTCCGTACACACCCCAACACAATGGTATTGCAGAGAGAAGAAATCGGATGTTGCTTGACATGACCAGGTGCATGCTTAAAGCAAAGAAGCTGCCACACTGCTTGTGGGGAGAAGCAGTCTCTACAGCAGTTTATCTTCTGAATAGGAGTCCAACCAGATCATTGACTGACTGCACCCCAGAAGAAGCTTGGTCTGGAGTTAAACCTACAGTTAAGAATCTGCGTGTTTTCGGATCTATATGTTACAAACATATACCAgatgaaagaaggaagaagttAGATAATAGAAGTGAGTTACTTGTTCTTGTCGGGTATCACTCAACTGATGCCTATAGAATGTATGATCCAAGAAAGAATCAGATAATTGTGAGTAGAGATGTTATAGTGGACGAAGAAAACATCTTTGATTTCAATATGACAAAAACCGAGCCAGACTCTGTTCAAGGCATTTTAGAAGACAATCATGTTGAAGAAGAACAAGTTACTGGAGGCATTGAAAGCAATAACAGACGGTCACAGAGAGTTAGATTTCCCTCAACGAGGCTGTCAGGGCATGAAGTGTTTGCAGATAGTGATGTTTTGGACTCTGGAGACTTGACTCATCTTGCGTTTTTGGCAGATGCAGAGCCTATTACTTGGAGACAAGCCATTGACATGAAGGATTGGAAGGAAGCTATGATCGAAGAATTGAGATCCATTGAAAGAAACAGAACCTGGGATATGGTTGAACTACCTCAGCATAAACGGGCAATTGAGGTAAAATGGATTTTCAAGACAAAGTATAAACCAAGTGGTGAAATAGCAAAGCTAAAGGCCAGACTCGTAGCGAAGGGTTTTCTACAACAACAAGGAATAGATTATACAGATGTCTATTCACCAGTTGCAAGACTAGAGACAGTAAGACTCGTGATAGCAGTTGCTAGCTGGAATAACTGGAAAATTCAGCAGTTAGATGTGAAATCTGCCTTTCTCAATGGCCCTTTGGAAGAGGAAGTCTACGTGATGCAGCCACCTGGTTTTGAGAAACAAGGTGAGGAACAAAAGGTGTATAAGTTGAATAAGGCATTATATGGACTCAAGCAGGCGCCACGAGCCTGGAACAACCATATCAATGCACTATTGATCAAGCTGGGATTTCAAAAGAGCTCTGTTGAATTTGGTGTGTATGTGAGAAGTGCTGGATTACAGAGCAAACTCCTGGTGTGTTTGTACGTGGATGATCCCCTCGTAACTGGAGATTCTGAAGAAGAAATAGATATGttcaagaagaaaatgaaggaagaaTATGAAATGTCTGATCTAGGCAATCTGAGTTACTTCCTCGGACTGGAATTCATGGAAACAGCAAATGGAGTTATTTTGCATCAAACAAGGTACATCAATGAAGTTCTGAAACGTTTCAGCATGACTAACTGTAACTGTGTTCCAACCCCAGTCATTGCAAATTTAAAGCTTGGAGAACAACCTGAAGAGGAATGTGTAGATGCTTCTCTTTATAAACAAATCGTGGGTTCCTTGAGATACATCTGCAATAGCAGGCCTGACATCAGTTATGGTGTTGGCTTGCTAAGTAGATTCATGCATGAGCCTAGGACATCACACTTGACAGCAGCTAAACACGTCCTGAGGTACTTAAAGGGAACAACAAATCTTGGTCTTCTGTTTCCCAAAGCATCCAGCAGCACAGAAGGCACATTGGAGGTATGGTGTGATTCAGATTGGAGTGGAGACACAGTGGATAGAAGAAGTACGTTTGGTTACTTCATTCAATATGGTGGAGCACCTATTTCTTGGTGTTCTAAAAAGCAAAGTGTAGTGGCACTTTCTACCTGTGAAGCAAAATATATTTCATCTGCAGAGACAGCATGCCAGTGTATTTGGTTAGAAGCACTTCTTGAAGACTTGAAGCTGAAATGTAGAAGACCCATACAGCTGATGGTTGACAATAAATCTGCAATAAGTCTGTCAAAGAATCCCGTGTTTCATGGGAGAAGCAAACATATCGATACTAAGTTTCATTTCCTAAGGGATTTAGTGAGTCAAGGCAGAGTTGAATTGCTGCACTGCCCAACGGAGATACAAAAGgctgatattttcactaaaGCACTCAGACAGTCCAGGTTTGAGCAGCTGAGGGATTTGTTAGGTGTAATTTCGTTTAACTAGTTATGTTTAGGGGGGTATGTTGTTGTAAACATAACTGAATAACTGACTTGTGTCAGTCAGTTGTCGTGTGCTCATGCACACCCTATATACTTCACTGTTTTTTGATTCTTTCAATACAGTTAACATTCCCCACTTACTCTGTGTGTGCGCTATCTCTGCTGTTATACACTCTCTGCTGTTATACACTCTCTGCATATTGTTACGTTAACAATCctcgagtacaccatggtcaacACTTCACTTTGCTCTTTTTCAAAATCCATGACCCCTCACTGAGCATCTCTTGCTCTCCCCCTCTCATGATACATCTGACTATCTGCCATCGGCCACCTGCCGAGGCTTTACCTTACCATGGAGGGACATACTCGTCTGAGTCTGGTCACCAGACCtgaacctggctctgataccatgttgaatatacatataggatctttatttataatagaagaaatatgggtcaagcccaaaatacaaataagtaataataacaaactaactaaagataaaagataaatataaaataaaggtaATATATTTAACACTCCCCGTCAAGCTAGTGCATACAAATCATATGTATcaagcttgttactaatataatccataaagacttaatgaaaatatttgtttctgcattcgagtgacaccaaattgctAATGATTTGCAACGGCATAAAAGAGGAAATACTAACCCAGAAGACTCTCCTTGAGTAACAAATctgggaggttgctccatgtaaatcTTTTCTTGCAAATCGCCATTGAGGAATGCCACTACTGGATAAAGAGGTAATTGTTGGAGAGCCACCAcggctataaataaactaacaagaaccatcttttccatgaaaaacaaaacatatatatgGACGGGTCAACGCAATGGTGACAAAAAAATGAGGTCAGAAGAGACACCAGCGAAAGAAGCCATGgatgaacaagagagagaaaccataaaaaaatccaaaattctccaatcaagcaccttaaaaaggaaaagagcAACCTCGATGCTCTGAATAGCTGCCTGGCGGAATGTGCGATGTTGAACTTGAAAGAGGAAAACGAGCGACCTTGACTCTCTAAATTGCTACTAGACATGCCACCATGCACGATGGAAAAAGGGAGTAGATCCACAATTTTAAAAGGCTCTAAGAGCACGTAGGAGCTCCGATGAAGGCGTCGTTAATGACATGGTGGTCGCCTGACTGAGATTATCAAAACCATGTGATCGTTAGTCGAAACTTGAACTCTGATAGTGGCAACGATAGACGAAGGCACTGGCACCGGCAGTAGATGGCGTTATCACCGATAGCCACGGATATAGTAACAGAGGCACCAGAAACTTTTTCCTAAAAAGaactaggctctgataccatgttgaatatagtgaaaaactacaTATGAGATTAatttcccttgtgttgaatatatatatatatagagtcctctatttataatagaagaaatatgggccaagcccaaaatacaaataagaaataataacaaactaactaaagataaaagataaatataaaataaagataatatatctaacaatacTAACtaaacattacaaaataaacaaCCAAATCACTAGCTTCTCTTGGACTTTAGTTATGTCTCAACTAAGTTCCACCAACTTTATCTTACATACTCTacctatattaaaaaatttagattaacTATTTGAACATATCATAGTGATCATAAACAAACAAATGTTCATCTTAAACTCTTTTGAGTTCCTTGTATTCACAAAAGGCACCACACATGCATGCAAAAACTCAAAATGACTTAACaaatgaacaaaatataaacttacTCTAATGGAGATTCTGATTGACTAAAATGATATACTTTACACTGTGATTCTTATGATGCACTTTGATattcaaacatataaaaatgGATGATTTAAAATGGTAAAACAAGATCGTCTAGAAAGACTAGATTGTCTAGAAACTtgtgttttgaagtttaacgtacaatatttaacaaaatattttttttcaaagaagCACTTAATCGATTGTATTTGTTAAAGCATAACACTGAAAAAAGTGTTTGTCAATACAATTATCTATCCAAAGTGTTGAATGAAATAATCATTtacaatgtttttttaaatatagcaCTTTGTACTAAATACTGTCTAACAGACATGATTGACAAATAAtgtagggttaaatatgtttttcgtcccttaagtatcacacaattttggttttagtccctactcgaaactttgatggtttttagtcctcatagtatTGAAACTATTAGTATTAATCCTTAAAAATGAACGGCGTCAACTTTTAGTTGATCTGGCAAACGGCGATGCCACGTCTTCCTCTTAAGTATCTGCCACGTTGCTTCTTCGTCATCTCAGTTGGGGGCAAAGTTGAGTTCTTCTTTTTCGTCATCTGAGATTAACCAATTCACCAAAGGCTCCCTATCATCCTTCTCGTCAATCCTCAACGACACTTTCAACTCCTTCAACCCTTGTACTGCAAATTCGAACCTTCCACTCCTCAACGATTCCTTCACACTTTCTAACCTCTTGTTCAACCCCACAACAGTTCCAACCAGCCCTAGGAGTTCCTTCACCTTTAGCTCCTCTTTCTTCACCTTCATTTCCGACACAACCTCGCGCACCTCGACATCGGTCGGTCGGTCGGAGAGGAGTCGGATAATGGCAGCGACGTCGTCGGAGACCTCGCGAGTCTGCGAAACGGCATCGTTGCAGAGAGAGAAGAGGCGCGTGAAGTCTTCACGGTGTGAGACGAGGTAGGACTGGACCTGAGAGCGGATCTGGAGGGACTGCGACTCGAGGCGCTGGATCAGGAGGTGCAGATCGGGTGAAACCAGAACACAGTATAAAGGCCAACAATGAACTCGGACTGCAACAACCTGCTCAAATAGAAATTATGCAATTGAAACACCACTGTTAAATTCCTAAACACCCTTTAGATTTCAATTGTCACTGATTGACTCCATTTTCTAAACACttccaaacaaaataaaaggtttaaataaCATATAACATCACCGCTGATTTTCTATGGTACACTGCATTGGAAGAAGCAAGAGAATTATACAAGTACTTTTAGGATGAAGACGCTAATTGCTTCATTTTAGCTTGTAAAATAACTCCAGCTTCATCTGCCACGTTTTTCTTTTTAGATGCAACCTGCGGTGAGATTTGtacaaattcatttttctttgggAAATAAGGTAAAAGGTAATATGAGAACTCTtaaattcatttcaaaaaaCAACGTGAAAAAAAGTAATTGATTTGAACTTCGTCCAAGGGGTGGGGAGGGGAAGAtgattcattttataaaaaaaatattggggCCAAATTATTTCGTGGTGGTACCTGTAGCAGAAGAACGGT
This window of the Vigna angularis cultivar LongXiaoDou No.4 chromosome 7, ASM1680809v1, whole genome shotgun sequence genome carries:
- the LOC108337446 gene encoding 40S ribosomal protein S21 yields the protein MQNEEGQITELYIPRKCSATNRLITAKDHASVQINIGHVDENGIYNGQFSTFALCGFIRAQGDADSALDRLWQKKKTEVKQQ